The DNA region GAAGAGAAGTGAAGACGTCTCCCCTCTGGGACGGAAAGGGAGACGAGCCCAGCCTTGCACCGGGTGCGGGATTCACCAGGGAGAATAATTACAGCACTGGCGGCTGCTCGCCTTGCAGGTCGGGTGGGCTCACTTCCCCCTCTTCACCTTCCACGGGGTATCATTTTGGCTCGTGGATCATTCCTAATGAGCAGTTTGGAAACAAAAGCAGCTCGCTGTACACTATGTTTGTGATTTTGTGCTGCCTTACAGTTGCAATTTCATAATGAAATGATttttcctggctgcagcccaagGATGTGCTATTTTTCACAAACAGATGTTGCAGCTCCTGATGGATGGtagttttaataaataaataagtcttagaatgacaggaaaataagcagttttatatatatatctgtatgtgtCTGTGGCAAGGACGGCGTCAGTGCCAGGGCCAtggctcagctggagctgggggtgcctgggggccactgggcagcactggggcagtCACTGCTCCTGGAGAAGGATTCACTCGTGGCCCCCgtgctggcagggtgggcagcagccaATTCCAGCTCACTCCTTGGCTGCTCCACCTCTGGGTTTCACCTCCCAGGGGAATTCACAGGGAAAATGCCACACTGGGAGGCGACCCACCACCCACTGGCACCCCACCTCCTGAAGGTGAGGCCCAGAGAAAGACTTCTGAGTTCCCAGAGGGTGGTGACGATGGGAGCATGTCCCCACGGGCCCGAGGAGGGTGGTGGCAGCTTGTGCCCACGTGTGGCAGGTCAGGAGTGACGCCcacccaggcagcagccagcccgGCCGCATCCTGCACGGCAGccttggagcagctcccagtggGACGCTGctgaaaaagataaaaggaaagactctaaaaataaaatcaaaccaGCCCAGTGCCCGATTCCTTTGAAAAACAGAAGCGGAGTCGGGGACGAGACCTTCTGCAACACCGGGAGCTGAGGCAGTGGTGGCAGGGCCGCGGGAGAACCTAACGATGCAATTAATCCTTGCATTTACGTAATGGGAAAGGCACAGGCAGAACAGATTGCaggtggctgagcactgggaaGGATGGCAGCTCCTTGGAGCAGGACACATGGATTTTAAGAAAGGCTGGATAATTTTAGACTCCATCACACACATAAGTTGCCATATGTACCGGCACAGCAAAGTTCCTTTGCATCATGTATAAATTCTGCAGAACCCAGGGGGATTTCAAGGGGACAGGAGACCTTTGTCTCAATGCTGGTGATGGACAGAGGGAAAGGATCCAACAGGTAGCCTGTGATGGTTTCCTGGGATGCCCTATAGCAATACCTGCTGCAATAAACACTACCAGGTCTTTATTCTTAACTTACAAATATAAAACATCCTTTCCATTAGGCCCTCAAAGAATGTAGGGCCATACGGGGCAAGATCAAGAAAATATCCAGTCTGTAAGGGGTGGGGTTAAGGTGTGGGGCACCCTCTGAGAGGGGAAATGTCCTGTAAGGGACATAAAGTACCCTGGTGGGTGAAGTGAGGTGGACAGAGATGATGCCAAGGGCAAAGCAGTATTTTAAACACAGCCCGCAAAGCCCAACTGGATGGAGGAAGGGGACTTGGAAGATAAAATCAATAGCTCATAGGGCaaaatcctcctcctccagtGTATGAagctgcctggcacaggcatAACTCCCCATGAGAGCCTGTGCCCCCAGAGAGAGACCCCGGGAGCAGGGATTACAGCgcctgggttttgtttgctcatctccttggcaaaagCTCCGATCCCAGCGGGTCACAGAACCCGGTGGCCATGTAATTACACGTTATTAACCGTGGaaagagggagctgcagggagctgcagggagctgcagggagggcagtggCGGGAGCGCGGGGAGGGACacccggccccggcccctctCACCTGCGAGCGCCTCAGCCCTGCGAGGGCTCCCCCTGCCAAGGCTTTTACCAGGCAATTTGACGCAGTGACCATTTAACTGGAGGGTAATTACAGGAGAAGTATTTAATGGAGCCGAAAGTGTGTCCAAGCCTCTGCGCTTCTGCTAGTGCAGCAGAATTCCGCATGCCGCCTGCCAGGAGGGAAAGCTCTTCAAAGGCGCTCTCTGAACCCTCGGAAATGCTGAAAtatctttgggtttttccaTTCTCGTGCCATCCGTGTGCACTCCTCGCTCACTGGGGCCTCTAAATCCCCAAGGTGGGGGGAGAGGAGCCACAGaaccccagcagggcagcacaacCCAGCTCCCGATTCCCCACATCCTGGGCAAAACCCCAATCTTCTCAGAGCAAGCCAATcccagggcttttttttttttatctgttatTTTAAAGACCATATATTTGCTGCTGAGATGAAAGTGCTGAGGTTTGGCCTTTCTGGCCACCTTTTGAAACGGCTCCTGGACAGCTCTGCATCAATGGAATTAATTCCATGAGAAAATCCATTCGAGACTAATGTCTTGCTACTGCAGGAGCGCGCCATGGCAGCGAACAGGAGATATAAGctcttaattaaaaacaaagagaacCTCTATCCCCCAAGGCCTTTATTTCAACAGCTCTGGTTAGGGAgcctgtatttttcattttcccaatAAAAACAGCTACGAGCTGCAACTCTTTGAAGACCCTCGTCAAGGCCTTGAAGCTGCATAAAAttagaaaaaggagaaaacagctcTATTTCATTTGAAAGGGAGAAAACTGGAGTTACTCTTACAGGCCAGATATTGCTACCCCCAGTCTCTTCCCACACACATGCTGTGTGAATCTCCCTCTCCTCAGCATCCCATCCTCAGTCCTGCCATAAGTCCCCTTCCTCTGTTCTCACACACCCTGAGCACCAGGATGCCAATGCCTCCTCCTGAGCATTGTGGAGAAGCTGGGGCAAAGCTGCTGGACTCGAGAGGCTTTACAGCTTCCCCAGCCATCAGAAATCACATCTGAGCCCCAAAAACCTCATCCCCTGATAAAGCTGCTTGCGGACAGAACAATTCAATCAGGAGCGTGGTGTGGCCTCCCTGCTGCCACCGCTGGCCTTTCCCAGGGGGGATCAGCCAGATTTGGCCGTGACATGAACCTACTGCTGGTTAATAGCTtgtaaggaaaataatttacaaaagccacaagggtttgatacaggggaggagacacagcagaaATCTTCTTGAAAAGCTGTCTTACACTACACTGCCAGTTCCTCTGCTGCCCAATTCACCACACCACAAACAGccttggctctgctcttcccaacACCTTCTTGCTGGCAAAGCTGAGGTCAGCAAAGCTGCTTGGTTTTTCACCTGGTAAATCAGTGATCTCTCtgaaacccagcccagggagtgttAGTCATCCTGAGGTGAAAACGCAGcttttcagcaaaaaacccaccaaggCTCCTGGCAACTTCCTGGAATTTTGAGCTGGACtgatgaaagaaagaaaatatcttcccgctgctgctgcaaaatgtttttgCCAAGAAGGAAAATCCTGGAGGTTTATGCTAAAGACACTGGGACTTATCTTCTCAGGTGTTACAGCAAATATCACCGAGCAATAAATacttggagagcagcagaggagaattTCTGGCTCACTGAGAGGCACGTGGGAGGATGTGCACAGGCACGTTCGCCATCCGCGCATCCCGGGGAGTGTCCCGACTCCCTCGTAGGGAGAGCTCAGCTGATGGCCACGCTCCTTTCTGGGTTCCACCAACATCCTCCACCCTTCAGGAGAACTGCAGCTGATGCACAGCCCTACAAGAGATCCTTTGGGCAGCTCCCAGGAAGGGTAACCGTGGTGCCAGCCCAGGAGACACCATCCAGCTCCTTCACCTCCTCTCCGTCCCCGAGCTGCGGCACCACCCCACGCCTCGGCACGGCGGATCAAAGAGGCAGCTCCATCCTCACTGCCCagagttttcttttaaacacattttatcTTTAATTAATTCCTTTGAAGCTTTTTGCATCTACTATCTCCTCGCCTCCAGCAACCCCCTACTGCACCCTCTTTCTGGAGGCAGGGTCATCACCAGCGGGAAGCAGCGCCTCTGTTATTATTTATTCCTGACACACTGCCGgctggaggtggggaggggtgATCTGGGGCCACCACCAGCTCAGATCCAGCTGCCAACACCCACATGGCCCCCGCCTTCCCCCAGGAgaaccccagccctggtgaaggggtgtccctgagcaccagctctgccacaAGCTCACAGACTGCGGTGCCAAATGCGCCGCGGCCGGTCATCAAATACCACTAAGAGCAGCAGACAGCACATGGAGTTTTCTGCCTTATAAAGCACTTAAAGGTTTAATTAAAGACGGCTTTATCCTAAAGCTCCTGAAAGGAGGCTCAGACAAACCAGCGAGTGCAATTCCTGCCTCGCACTGACAGCTCTGATTCATTCCACTCTTCTCTGCTTTGGCTGAGGCTGCGGGACCCGGGGATGCTCTGCCTTGTTGGAGGAGCCCAGCCCACGTGGAGAGTGCCCGGTGAACGCTCCTCGCAGCCCTTCCCACTTGCAGCCTGCTGGAATTTTAATTATTCctctctttccctgctccagagtAAAATGATTATGACAGCCCTGAAGAAGGAAGCACATTTTTGAAAAGCATAAGCATAAACTACGCCTGGGTGAACATCTTGCAACGCCCAGCTgatgccagcagtgctgtgcggcGCGGCAGGGGTGGCATGGGGACAGGAACACCTGAGCCACAGGTCACCTGaacccccacagcagcacccactGGGCCAGTGCACGcgccagcctctgctctcatcCCAAGCATTACCTGCCATCactcctctgctgcctctcctgcctATGAGATGAGTGATTCCTATTCCAGGGGAATTTTTTTAAGCTTGTTTTTGCTGTCAGCAACTCACGGAGGCATTGTTTCTGGCTTTTTTCTCTCGCTCCTCAGCGAGGAGGAAGGGGGGCGAGAGGATGATctgacagagcagagctgctcccattGCTCATCTCAGCgagcactgctgcctctgctgaagTGAAGTGGGTCTTTTTACCACGCTGTGTGCACCCCAAGGGCCCCATGGTCCCGCACAACCACCAGGGACCCAGAGGCAAAGCACAGAGGGATACaaggacacagcacaggagggacatggGGGCAGCAACACAACAGCAGCCACCTGCTCCGATGGAAACGGGTGCAGGGGATCTGCGTGGCTCCAGGAGCCCTGGGACAGCTCGGCCAGCTCCTGTGGGTGCCACACACAGGTGGTTCCACCCTGACCCCCCAGGTATGTGCTGAGGACAGCTGAGGGACCACAGGGAGTGAGACCAGCACCGCACCCACTGCGGGCTCCCGTCAGGGCGCCTCACCGGACCGGGACTGGCAATGCTCGCTGAGGCAAATAAACCGTACAGGCGAGTTACCTCATCCTCATTTGTAGCCATATGTTTTTCCCAGCAGAGAACAAACACTTCCAGCCGCTACAGCTTATATAACAgagtggagcagggctgggaagctgcACGGCTTCGCACAGGCGCCGCACCAGCAAAACTGGCACGGACCCTGCTTTGAGACAGAGCCGGCTGCTCGCTCCCAAAACACTGTCCCGAGGCATGGCAGGGGCATGGAGCTCCCACTGGGAGCATACTGAGAGCTCGCTGgggtgctcagccccagcactggaaggaaaagcagatctGGACCTCAGGAGCTTTTCAACTGAGGGTGGATGAGCTGGGATCAAACAGGGCCTTTAGACCCGGGAAGAAGTTCATCGCATTCACTGCTTGAAGAGAAGTTAATTAGAAAAAACTCTGATCATGGAGAAAGCCCCTAATGAGAGCTAAAGCCTGCAGATTAAAGCAGTTGGCCCCCTGGGAGCTgccggggctgcagctcctgttgtTCTGTGGCCACGCAGGACAGCAGTGATGGCACTGGCAGGTGGGTAGCATCACTGTCAGCTCAACTTCACCTAAAGAAGGCAGCCCACTCCAGTAAgtcccagagccccagcacatGCCAGGAGCCATCCTCCCACAGCTGGTGTAGGCAgaggggctcctgcagctggctgatgGCAACAAGTCCACTGGACCCCACCCTCTTGGACTGGATGATGCCACTGAGGCCAGAGGCACTGACCCCAGCAGGGGGAGACCAGGCTGATGCTCTCATCATGCAGCGAGCAGCAAAAGCCTCAGCCCTTATCAATACTCCCTCGCTGATCTATCCAGCCCATTTCAGCATTTTGTAAAAGGTGTGTAGGCTGGGAGTTATTTTTCATCTATAAATAGCCCCTTTAATTCAGGAACAACATCCTGGTTGCATCGTCTCTTTTTGCcaagcagggcaggctggataAATTAATTTGGATTAAGATTAGGCCGtaaaattccttttcatttcGACTAGAAAATCGCAGTGGGCTCAAAGCAGTCGATGCACAGTGAGTAAATTCTGTAAACTATCCACTGGTATCCCACGGTTTAATATCAGCAATAACAAATATAATTTGCAATAAATGGGAAGCAGCTTTCCCATCCATGTCCACGCAGCAGCCGGCGCTGGGGGAAGGCATTCCTGTGCCGAGCGTGATGCTCAGCGCGATTACGGGAGATGGGCTGTGGATGGAGACTGTAATGGGAAAACGCAGCAAGTGGCTGGAAAACGCCTCGGATAAAAGCGATAATCAGCGCCGCCGTTGTCCTCCGAGCGCCTGTTTAATGTCACACTAACTCCTATCCCAGGCAGCGCTGCCACCGGGACATTCGTGCCGCGGCGGACCCGCCAGCCCTCCTGATGTCCCCGCCACCTCGCTGTCGCCCGGCAGACCCTACCTGTGCTGTCTCCCAGCCCACGCGGCGGGCGAGCATCCTTGCCTCCGCTGCTGTGCCCGGCGGCCGGCTCGGCGGTGCTGGTGCGGCCGGGGCCGCTGCGGGGCCCGTCCCCGCCGGGCGCGGGAGCCGCGGTGCTGGGAGGCACCCGGGGCGGCGTGGCGGCCGTGGCAGAAGTGACAGCGGCGGCGGCAGTGGTGGCGGAGgtggtggcggcggcggcggtggtggtggtggtggtggcgaAGGCGCTGGGCAGcgtgctgctctccagggagTCCTCCTCGCCCGTGGGGCCCCAGACGATGACCTCGGGCAGCGCCGTGGGTCTCCCGTCCCGTGGGGCGAAGCCGCGGCCGCGCAGGTGCCGCCGGCCCCTCCGGGAGCGCGGCCGGCGCAGGGGGCGGCCGGCGGGcaggggggcggcggggggcggccggCGGGAGCGGGGTCTCTGCAGAGGGGGCGCGGGGGCGCAGGTCCAGGGTGGGCCGGGGCGTTGCAGCTCCTCCCCGCTCGCCGTGCCCCACAGCGAGCCACGGGACAGTCTGTGCCGAAGCGCCGGCCGTGGTGAGAGCTTCCCCCCGGTGCCGgtggctgggggctggcagctggcaaGGTCCATGGCTAGGTGGAACATGGCTATTAAAATCCAAGCATGGCTTCCGAGCGGGCAACCTGACCTGTGGACGGATAGGGATTGTGTTAGAAGGGCAGCGGGGCAACCCTGCTCTCCCCCTCAG from Haemorhous mexicanus isolate bHaeMex1 chromosome 23, bHaeMex1.pri, whole genome shotgun sequence includes:
- the AJAP1 gene encoding adherens junction-associated protein 1 — protein: MWMRRLPGSRSGCPLGSHAWILIAMFHLAMDLASCQPPATGTGGKLSPRPALRHRLSRGSLWGTASGEELQRPGPPWTCAPAPPLQRPRSRRPPPAAPLPAGRPLRRPRSRRGRRHLRGRGFAPRDGRPTALPEVIVWGPTGEEDSLESSTLPSAFATTTTTTAAAATTSATTAAAAVTSATAATPPRVPPSTAAPAPGGDGPRSGPGRTSTAEPAAGHSSGGKDARPPRGLGDSTGLAVHQIITITVSLIMVIAALITTLVLKNCCAQSGRPRRNSHQRKLDQQEESCQNLTDFAPARVPSALDIFTAYNETLQCSHECVRTPVPVYAEDTLHSPGDYKTTFNGNRPSSSDRHLIPVAFVSEKWFEISC